A region from the Ichthyobacterium seriolicida genome encodes:
- a CDS encoding type I restriction endonuclease subunit R → MSNQIGKKERDTQNRVIQLFQDELGYTYLGDWKEKVRTQPIEEDLLLEYLTKDSKYSNELAQKAVDAIVKTATNLSDDLYESNKEVYKLLRYGVTVREELGKPKETVWLIDWKNPTINDFAVAEEVTVVGKHTKRPDIVLFVNGIAIGVIELKGSKVSVEEGIRQNLDNQSPEFIEKYFTTMQLIMAGNDTQGLRYGTIKTPEKHYLKWKEDSDKGFDYLLDKHIFQLCEKSRLLELIHDFVVFDKGVKKLCRPNQYFGITAAQENIRTKQGGILWHTQGSGKSLTMVWLTKWIRENVKDSRVLIITDREELDDQIEKLFTGVDEKIYRTKSGRDLINVLNDKTEMLIGSLVHKFGKKSDEGDYDTFIEDLKSSLESDFKAKGDIYVFVDECHRTQSGKLHDAMKLILPDSLFIGFTGTPLLKKDKQKSIEVFGPYIGNPYKFDEAVEDGVVLDLLYEARDVEQFITDQQSIDDWFEAETKGLTDVAKVELKKQWVTMQKVLGSKSRLEKIVFDIVKDFKTKTRLSTGQGNAMLVSGSVYQACRYYELFQNSGFKGCAIITSYQPHPADIKGEETGEDNPTDKQLKYEVYTKMLNGKTTEDFEAEAKAKFIKEPSKMKLLIVVDKLLTGFDAPSASYLYIDKKMQDHGLFQAICRVNRVDTDDKEYGYIVDYKDLFKSLENSIRDYTSEVFDNYDKDDVKGLLKDRHTESKERLETCLEAVRAICEPVYPKDEIAFIKFFCGNTDNPNDIKDTQEKRVDLYKAVGSLIRAYSSVANEMHKLGYSDTEANSIKDEVKYYSNLRETIKIASADHVDLKRFESGMRQLMDMYLDAKSSTKISDFENKSLVDLIVKLDDEVKGTPEDKKKKKQEAVAETIENNVRKVIVDESQTNPKYYEKMSKLLDEIIQLRKQEKISYEKYLKKIKELAKKVAEPSNSESYPSSINSRAKQALYDNLESNEELAIELDREIQDNKLDGWRDGGIKEKKLMLAVNNVIDDNAKTLSLMEIIKAQSEY, encoded by the coding sequence ATGAGTAATCAAATAGGTAAAAAAGAGCGTGACACCCAAAATAGAGTGATTCAACTTTTTCAAGATGAATTAGGGTACACTTATTTGGGTGATTGGAAAGAAAAAGTTCGCACCCAACCTATCGAAGAGGATTTATTGTTGGAGTACTTAACGAAAGACAGTAAATATTCTAATGAGTTGGCTCAAAAAGCAGTTGATGCAATTGTAAAAACTGCTACCAATCTTTCAGACGATTTATATGAATCAAACAAGGAAGTGTATAAGCTGCTTCGTTATGGGGTTACAGTTCGTGAAGAACTTGGTAAACCAAAAGAAACTGTTTGGTTAATAGATTGGAAGAATCCAACTATTAATGATTTTGCTGTTGCTGAGGAAGTGACTGTCGTTGGCAAACATACAAAGCGACCAGATATTGTGTTGTTCGTAAATGGAATAGCAATAGGCGTTATTGAGTTAAAAGGAAGCAAAGTTAGTGTAGAAGAGGGAATTCGACAGAATCTTGATAATCAAAGTCCCGAATTCATAGAAAAGTATTTTACCACCATGCAGTTGATAATGGCTGGTAATGATACCCAAGGCTTGAGGTATGGAACTATTAAAACACCTGAAAAACACTATCTAAAATGGAAGGAAGATAGTGATAAGGGATTTGATTATTTATTGGATAAACACATCTTTCAACTTTGTGAAAAGTCTAGATTATTAGAGTTGATTCATGATTTTGTGGTGTTTGATAAAGGAGTGAAAAAACTCTGTAGACCTAACCAGTATTTTGGGATTACAGCAGCACAGGAAAATATTCGTACTAAACAAGGAGGCATTCTATGGCATACCCAAGGTTCTGGTAAATCTCTTACCATGGTTTGGCTCACTAAGTGGATTCGTGAGAATGTGAAAGATAGTAGAGTGCTCATTATTACAGACCGTGAAGAACTCGATGACCAAATAGAAAAACTGTTTACTGGTGTAGATGAGAAAATCTACAGAACCAAAAGCGGCAGAGACCTCATCAATGTATTGAACGACAAAACCGAAATGTTGATCGGTAGCTTGGTGCACAAATTTGGTAAAAAATCAGATGAAGGTGATTACGATACTTTTATTGAAGATTTAAAATCGAGTCTAGAAAGCGATTTTAAAGCCAAAGGTGATATTTATGTATTTGTAGATGAGTGTCACAGGACCCAATCGGGTAAGCTACATGATGCAATGAAACTTATATTACCAGATTCTCTTTTTATTGGATTTACAGGAACACCACTACTTAAGAAAGACAAGCAGAAGAGCATTGAAGTGTTTGGTCCATACATAGGTAATCCTTACAAATTTGATGAAGCAGTTGAGGACGGTGTTGTTTTGGATTTGCTCTATGAAGCTAGAGACGTGGAACAATTTATAACAGACCAACAAAGTATCGATGATTGGTTTGAAGCTGAAACCAAAGGCTTAACAGATGTTGCTAAGGTAGAATTGAAAAAGCAATGGGTAACCATGCAAAAGGTCTTAGGTTCTAAATCAAGACTAGAGAAGATTGTATTCGATATAGTTAAAGACTTTAAAACAAAAACAAGATTATCAACTGGTCAAGGAAATGCTATGCTGGTATCTGGCTCAGTGTATCAAGCATGTAGATATTATGAGTTATTCCAGAACTCTGGATTTAAGGGTTGTGCTATTATCACTTCCTATCAACCTCATCCTGCAGATATTAAAGGAGAAGAAACAGGGGAAGATAACCCTACAGATAAGCAATTGAAGTATGAGGTTTACACTAAAATGCTCAATGGTAAAACGACTGAGGACTTCGAAGCTGAGGCAAAAGCTAAATTTATAAAAGAGCCTAGTAAAATGAAGTTGCTTATCGTTGTAGATAAGCTATTAACTGGGTTTGATGCACCTTCAGCATCTTATCTATACATTGACAAGAAAATGCAAGACCACGGCTTATTTCAAGCGATATGCCGTGTTAATAGAGTTGATACAGATGATAAGGAGTACGGTTATATTGTCGACTATAAAGATTTATTTAAAAGCCTTGAAAACTCCATACGGGATTACACATCAGAAGTGTTTGACAATTACGATAAAGATGATGTAAAAGGATTACTTAAAGATAGGCATACAGAGAGTAAAGAACGATTAGAAACTTGTTTGGAAGCTGTTAGAGCCATATGTGAGCCTGTTTATCCAAAAGATGAAATAGCCTTTATAAAATTCTTTTGTGGTAACACAGACAACCCAAATGACATTAAAGATACCCAAGAGAAAAGAGTTGATTTGTATAAAGCGGTAGGCTCATTAATTAGAGCCTATTCAAGTGTGGCTAACGAAATGCATAAACTGGGTTACAGTGATACAGAAGCCAATTCTATTAAGGATGAGGTGAAGTATTACTCTAATTTAAGAGAAACTATTAAAATAGCTAGTGCTGATCATGTTGATCTAAAGAGATTTGAATCTGGTATGCGTCAGCTAATGGATATGTATTTGGATGCGAAATCAAGCACCAAGATATCTGACTTTGAAAATAAATCATTGGTGGATTTGATTGTTAAGCTGGATGATGAGGTAAAAGGCACTCCTGAGGATAAAAAGAAAAAAAAACAAGAAGCTGTTGCTGAAACTATCGAGAACAATGTTAGGAAGGTAATTGTCGACGAATCACAAACCAATCCTAAGTATTATGAGAAAATGTCTAAATTGTTGGATGAGATAATACAACTTAGAAAACAAGAAAAGATATCTTATGAAAAATACTTAAAGAAAATTAAGGAACTCGCTAAAAAGGTTGCAGAACCGTCAAACAGTGAGTCTTATCCGAGTAGCATTAATTCAAGGGCTAAACAGGCGCTGTACGATAATTTAGAATCAAACGAAGAATTAGCAATTGAATTAGACCGTGAGATTCAAGATAATAAGCTAGATGGGTGGCGTGATGGAGGAATCAAAGAAAAGAAATTGATGTTAGCAGTAAATAATGTTATTGATGATAATGCTAAGACATTATCATTAATGGAGATAATAAAAGCACAAAGTGAGTACTAA
- a CDS encoding restriction endonuclease subunit S, producing MELTKTKYKQTEVGLIPEDWNYTSIESYIDLLTGFPFPSTKYSSDGIRLLRGTNIKRGETDWNKNILTYWNENISSYSQFQMQEGDLVIAMDGSLVGRSYAQLKKKDIPALLLQRVGRIRSEKLSVDLLKHFIGSNWFIKYADSVKTVTAIPHISPKDIREFKIPLPPTITEQKAIATALSDVDDLISNMDKLISKKKAIKQGAMQQLLTPPHKGGKRLARFTGEWQFLTIEAVADCLDNLRVPLNGEQRGKMNGDIPYCGANGVVDYVNDFVIDDDIILMAEDGGYFDEYKTRPIAYRMKGKCWVNNHAHILKAKNEIDQGFLYFSLVHKNILDYINGGTRAKLNKGEMNKIECWFPKSKIEQETISGILSDIDTNIEQLETKKAKYKDIKQGMMQELLTGKTRLV from the coding sequence ATGGAGTTAACAAAAACAAAATACAAGCAAACTGAGGTTGGATTAATCCCAGAAGATTGGAATTACACGTCAATTGAAAGCTATATTGACTTGCTTACTGGATTTCCTTTTCCTAGTACCAAATATTCTTCGGATGGGATTAGATTACTTAGAGGTACTAACATTAAGAGAGGCGAAACAGATTGGAATAAAAATATTCTAACATATTGGAATGAAAATATATCTAGTTATTCTCAGTTTCAAATGCAAGAGGGGGACTTAGTTATCGCTATGGATGGTTCTCTTGTTGGAAGAAGTTATGCTCAGTTAAAGAAGAAAGATATACCAGCATTATTACTTCAAAGAGTAGGAAGGATAAGGTCAGAAAAACTTAGTGTTGATTTATTGAAGCATTTTATTGGTAGTAATTGGTTTATTAAATACGCAGATTCAGTAAAGACAGTAACTGCCATCCCACATATTAGTCCAAAAGATATTAGGGAATTCAAAATCCCTCTCCCTCCAACTATCACCGAACAAAAAGCCATAGCCACTGCATTGAGCGATGTTGATGACCTTATTTCCAATATGGATAAACTCATCTCCAAAAAGAAAGCCATCAAACAAGGTGCTATGCAGCAGCTTTTAACACCGCCACATAAAGGTGGTAAACGTTTAGCTAGATTTACTGGGGAATGGCAATTTTTAACTATTGAAGCGGTAGCTGATTGTCTTGATAACTTAAGAGTGCCATTAAATGGAGAGCAGCGAGGAAAAATGAATGGTGATATACCATATTGCGGGGCAAATGGTGTTGTTGATTATGTAAATGACTTTGTTATTGACGATGATATCATACTGATGGCGGAGGATGGGGGGTATTTTGATGAATATAAAACAAGACCTATTGCTTATCGAATGAAAGGGAAATGCTGGGTTAACAATCATGCACATATTCTTAAAGCTAAAAATGAGATTGACCAAGGCTTTCTATATTTCTCTTTAGTTCATAAAAATATACTTGATTACATTAATGGAGGGACGAGAGCAAAGTTGAACAAAGGTGAAATGAACAAGATTGAATGTTGGTTTCCAAAATCAAAAATTGAACAAGAAACTATTTCTGGAATCCTTTCCGATATAGATACTAATATTGAGCAATTAGAAACAAAAAAAGCAAAATACAAAGACATCAAACAAGGGATGATGCAAGAGTTATTAACTGGTAAAACGAGATTGGTATGA